The Bacillota bacterium genome contains the following window.
GGCCAGGTAAACACCTGGGGTGACGAGGTTTATTTCTATGTATCGCTCAAAATGCCCGAAGAAAACCCGCAGGCGGTGGTTGAAGCCGGGGACTTCGGGTACTGGCCGGTTGGACCGGCGCTCTGCCTCTTCTTCGGCCCCACGCCCGCCAGCAGGGGGAATGAAATACGTCCGGCGAGCCCGGTAAACATAATCGGACGGGTTAAAGGCGACGCGCGGGTTTTAAAAGGGGTGGCCGACGGCGAGTCAATAAAGCTGACGCGGCGGGAGTAGCCGGTTTCCGGCTGCAAGTTAAGTTTTTATTATCGGGGTCGTAGGCTTTCACGTCGCCGTAGTCGAAGGCCCACTCTCTACTGACTACTTACTACTGTTTACCGACACGCTCCCTACAGCGCCTCTACTTTGACGGCGATATCATTTTCCGCCTCTTCATCCGTTTCAAGCGGCGGAGGCGCCGGGCACACGCGCGAGTCCGTCAACTGGCCGGCGGTGGTGAATGCTATACTGCGAAGGTGTTCGCTGATTTTCAGGTAGGCGTTTAATAGTTCCAGGTGCAGTCTGCTTGAAAGTTCCGACTCCTTTATCCCTTCCCGCAGGCGATAGATGTGGGTACTCCGTAAGCCCCTTTCCAACTGCGTAATCTTTGGAAGCATGTTAATCGCCTGCTCGGCGAGACAGTAGTCCGCTTTTACCAGGGCTTTGTGCGTCTGCCGCATCATTAGGCAAACCTCCTGGTACATGAGAACCAGGTCCTCCCATCCGGTCGGTGAAAAGGTGATATTCTCCTGAATTTTGTGTCGCAAGAGCGGCGCAACGTTTTTACTCATGATGTCGCTTATCAATTCAAGATCGTTCAAGACTTGCACCAAGCCCATTCCTTTTTCGAACTCCTCCCGGTGCAACGGCCGTCTCAGGAGAAGCGTCAGATAGGTTGTAGCCTTACTGAAAAGGGCGTTGATGACGTTTTCCGTATGCATGATCCGTTCGATTATTCCATGCTGCCCGGTCCGCAGCACCCGGTCTACGTCTCGAAACATCCGCAGCACCTCGGCCGATAACCGGACCACCTCTTTGTACGCCAGCCCCAGAGCGATAGACGGAGTGCCAAGGAGGGCTTCGTTGAGGTACTTCGGCTCGAACTCCGGAATCGTCTTATCCGGGAGAAACCTTTCGAGAACAACAACCCCGAGGTTGCGGAAAGGGAGAAAGCTGAGGGCGATTATCACGTTGAATAAGGTGTGCGCGTTGGCCACCTGAAAGCTCGGCGAACTTGTGACACCGCTCAACCAGTTGACGATGGGCACGGCGAAAGGGAATACTATGCAGGTGCCGCCGATCTTTGCGCAGAAGTGCGCCATGGCGACACGCTGGGCCTCCCGCCGCGAGCCCAGGCTGGACAAGAGGGCTGTAAAGGATGTGCCTACGTTTGCGCCAAGGATAAAATAAAGCGCCGACAGAGTGTCGATCAACCCCTGCGACGCCAGCATGATGATAACGCCGAGCGACGCCGCGCTGCTGTGAACCAAGAAAGTGAAAAAGGCGGCGACCGCGATCGCCAGGAGCGGGTTGTGACATACGCGCAGGAGCGCTTCCTGGAATACGGGCGAGTCGCGTAGCGGCACCATGGCGTCCGCCATTATTTTGAGACCAAGGAAGAGCAGCCCGAATCCGATTATCGCCTGACCGATCCGCCGGTAACGGTCCCTCCTGGCGAAAAAAACGATACTAGCGCCAACACCCACAATAGGC
Protein-coding sequences here:
- a CDS encoding cyclophilin-like fold protein, translating into MSPTKETARQILVTAGSVTVEAELNPSATAQAVWETLPITGQVNTWGDEVYFYVSLKMPEENPQAVVEAGDFGYWPVGPALCLFFGPTPASRGNEIRPASPVNIIGRVKGDARVLKGVADGESIKLTRRE
- a CDS encoding Na/Pi cotransporter family protein, encoding MHDPSLPIMVLALFGGMGLLLYGISVMSEGLQKIAGHKLRRILGAVTNRPFWGLFVGAMITVLFQSSTATTVVLVGLASAGVITLRQSLPVILGADIGTTVTAQLIALKVTEISLPIVGVGASIVFFARRDRYRRIGQAIIGFGLLFLGLKIMADAMVPLRDSPVFQEALLRVCHNPLLAIAVAAFFTFLVHSSAASLGVIIMLASQGLIDTLSALYFILGANVGTSFTALLSSLGSRREAQRVAMAHFCAKIGGTCIVFPFAVPIVNWLSGVTSSPSFQVANAHTLFNVIIALSFLPFRNLGVVVLERFLPDKTIPEFEPKYLNEALLGTPSIALGLAYKEVVRLSAEVLRMFRDVDRVLRTGQHGIIERIMHTENVINALFSKATTYLTLLLRRPLHREEFEKGMGLVQVLNDLELISDIMSKNVAPLLRHKIQENITFSPTGWEDLVLMYQEVCLMMRQTHKALVKADYCLAEQAINMLPKITQLERGLRSTHIYRLREGIKESELSSRLHLELLNAYLKISEHLRSIAFTTAGQLTDSRVCPAPPPLETDEEAENDIAVKVEAL